One part of the Armatimonadota bacterium genome encodes these proteins:
- a CDS encoding PEP-CTERM sorting domain-containing protein (PEP-CTERM proteins occur, often in large numbers, in the proteomes of bacteria that also encode an exosortase, a predicted intramembrane cysteine proteinase. The presence of a PEP-CTERM domain at a protein's C-terminus predicts cleavage within the sorting domain, followed by covalent anchoring to some some component of the (usually Gram-negative) cell surface. Many PEP-CTERM proteins exhibit an unusual sequence composition that includes large numbers of potential glycosylation sites. Expression of one such protein has been shown restore the ability of a bacterium to form floc, a type of biofilm.): MLVRGWLLAVTLILLSVPAGAAGRHRTGPDSFLTWRAYTVEDLVKQVEGDSVIRQRLAKHFHVSQAGLASYLRKHLRVITFSESGWRPVYGVNSIGRIYRARDYFHKGAKVFGLADGTPLLKYACGNPLVTELPGQAQVAARPPQTRMHSPQEFVLVVALPVAPVIEIPTASPFTTPDERPGVADLPAAPTIAVPTAVMAASGGLALLPLVGLLGVEGGGTPPVVPEPSDLMLLAAGLAMLGGLALCRRRSELRLAAASVARRAARP, encoded by the coding sequence ATGCTCGTGCGAGGCTGGCTGTTGGCCGTGACTCTGATCCTGCTATCAGTCCCGGCGGGTGCCGCCGGCCGACACCGCACGGGGCCGGATTCATTCCTCACCTGGCGGGCATACACGGTCGAGGATCTGGTGAAGCAGGTCGAGGGGGATTCCGTAATCCGGCAGCGGCTCGCCAAGCACTTCCACGTTTCCCAGGCCGGGCTGGCGTCCTACCTGCGCAAGCACCTGCGCGTCATCACCTTCTCCGAATCGGGATGGCGGCCGGTCTACGGCGTGAACAGCATCGGGCGCATCTATCGCGCCCGCGACTACTTCCACAAGGGCGCGAAGGTCTTCGGGCTTGCCGACGGCACGCCGCTGCTCAAGTACGCGTGCGGCAATCCGCTGGTCACCGAGCTTCCCGGCCAGGCGCAGGTCGCGGCCCGTCCGCCGCAGACCCGGATGCACTCCCCGCAGGAGTTCGTGCTGGTGGTGGCGCTGCCAGTTGCTCCGGTGATCGAGATCCCCACCGCCTCCCCGTTCACCACTCCCGATGAGCGCCCGGGCGTGGCGGACCTGCCGGCAGCTCCCACCATCGCGGTGCCGACCGCGGTGATGGCAGCCTCCGGTGGGCTGGCGCTGTTGCCGCTGGTGGGCCTGCTGGGCGTGGAGGGGGGCGGCACCCCACCGGTCGTCCCGGAACCAAGTGACCTGATGCTGCTGGCCGCCGGTCTTGCCATGCTCGGGGGCCTGGCCCTCTGCCGCCGCCGCAGCGAACTTAGGCTCGCCGCGGCGAGCGTCGCTCGGCGGGCCGCGCGCCCCTAA
- a CDS encoding alpha-glucosidase/alpha-galactosidase, giving the protein MIKIAFVGAGSLGFTRTLAIDMLSWEDMQDATLSLIDTDEQRLDYAKRAVARIVEVGGYPAKVEATLDRAEGIKDADIVITTILAHGVDGFRPEIEIPMKYGADFNVGDSMGTPAVFRALRTIPMMLDICRDLERHAPNAYLLNYTNPMSMLCRAMQQATSVRLVGLCHSVQGLGAMLGSWIQAPAQEITCVCAGINHQAWALRFEWNGKDAYPLLREAVERPEIYRKDLVRNEMFKALGYYVTESSGHNSEYNWWFRKRPDLIEQYCTHGENWNPGAHGFILAEYDDRERGEKWQRQMRDYAEGRVPIKLGRSHEYASSIVRGLLFDELFEFNATVPNTGLITNLPPGSAIEVPVVANRAGLMGVHIGALPPQCAALNQVNTAAIELTVESALTGDPRAAYHACCYDPVAAAVLSLAEIKQMVDELFRTQAPLLPQFKHLT; this is encoded by the coding sequence GTGATCAAGATCGCGTTCGTGGGAGCGGGCAGCCTGGGCTTCACCCGCACCTTGGCAATCGACATGCTGTCGTGGGAGGACATGCAGGACGCCACGCTGTCGCTGATCGACACGGACGAACAGCGCCTGGACTACGCCAAACGCGCGGTCGCCCGGATCGTCGAGGTCGGCGGCTACCCGGCGAAGGTCGAGGCAACGCTGGATCGCGCCGAAGGAATCAAAGACGCGGATATCGTCATCACCACCATCCTGGCGCACGGGGTTGACGGTTTCAGGCCCGAGATCGAGATTCCCATGAAGTACGGGGCGGACTTCAACGTCGGCGACAGCATGGGCACGCCGGCGGTGTTTCGCGCGCTGCGCACCATCCCCATGATGCTCGACATCTGCCGCGACCTCGAGCGCCACGCGCCCAACGCCTACCTGCTCAACTACACCAACCCCATGTCCATGCTGTGCCGGGCCATGCAGCAGGCGACGTCGGTGCGGCTGGTGGGACTGTGCCACAGCGTGCAGGGGCTGGGGGCGATGCTGGGGTCGTGGATCCAAGCGCCGGCGCAGGAGATCACGTGCGTGTGCGCGGGCATCAACCACCAGGCGTGGGCGCTGCGCTTCGAGTGGAACGGCAAGGATGCTTATCCACTGCTGCGGGAGGCGGTCGAGCGGCCCGAGATCTATCGCAAGGACCTCGTGCGCAACGAGATGTTCAAGGCCCTTGGCTACTACGTGACCGAGTCGAGCGGGCATAATTCGGAGTACAACTGGTGGTTCCGCAAGCGGCCGGACCTGATCGAGCAGTATTGCACCCACGGCGAGAACTGGAACCCGGGCGCGCACGGCTTCATCCTCGCCGAGTACGACGACCGCGAGCGGGGGGAGAAATGGCAGCGGCAGATGCGCGACTACGCCGAGGGGCGCGTGCCGATCAAGCTCGGCCGCTCCCACGAGTACGCCTCCAGCATCGTGCGCGGGCTGCTGTTCGACGAGCTGTTCGAGTTCAACGCCACCGTGCCCAACACCGGGCTCATCACTAACCTGCCGCCGGGATCCGCGATCGAAGTGCCGGTGGTCGCGAATAGGGCGGGCTTGATGGGTGTGCACATTGGGGCGCTGCCCCCGCAGTGCGCCGCCCTCAACCAGGTCAACACCGCCGCCATCGAGCTCACGGTCGAATCCGCGCTGACCGGCGATCCGAGGGCGGCCTATCACGCCTGCTGCTACGATCCGGTGGCGGCGGCGGTGCTGTCGCTGGCGGAGATCAAGCAGATGGTGGACGAGTTGTTCCGCACGCAGGCGCCGCTGCTGCCGCAGTTCAAGCACCTGACGTAG
- a CDS encoding sialate O-acetylesterase — translation MKALDDDVRVVRPNRYEVLQRDAGRASVPVQMTGLAELSGRVPVFVLNACGRVVARREFEVRGGALSGAVEVPEGGWYTLAMSAGRRRRRLMPFGVGDVFVVAGQSNAAGHGDGFIADRSGMVSVCTDAAEWALADSPERLPAGMGVGSPWPVLGELLARCEGVPIGFINVAVGGTSTEQWLPTGDLYPPLKRALSGRRVRAVLWHQGESDAIGSFSTERTYQNMATMIEQSRADAGWHVPWYVALASHIPDLPQEQMQQVRAAQQGLFRMGLALPGPDTDTYVPESMRYDRVHLAQVGLVVHAILWFRALVFPGH, via the coding sequence ATGAAAGCCTTGGACGACGACGTGCGAGTGGTGCGGCCAAACAGGTACGAAGTATTGCAGCGCGACGCAGGCAGAGCGTCGGTGCCGGTTCAGATGACCGGGCTTGCGGAGCTGTCAGGGAGGGTGCCCGTCTTCGTCCTCAACGCCTGCGGGCGCGTCGTGGCGCGGCGCGAGTTCGAGGTGCGCGGTGGTGCGCTCTCCGGCGCGGTGGAGGTGCCCGAGGGCGGCTGGTACACCCTGGCGATGTCCGCCGGTCGGCGGCGCCGGCGCCTGATGCCGTTCGGCGTGGGCGATGTCTTTGTGGTCGCGGGCCAGTCGAACGCCGCCGGACACGGCGACGGCTTCATCGCCGATCGCAGCGGCATGGTCTCGGTGTGCACAGACGCCGCGGAGTGGGCACTGGCCGATAGTCCAGAGCGCTTGCCCGCGGGTATGGGCGTCGGCAGCCCGTGGCCGGTGCTGGGGGAACTGCTGGCTCGCTGCGAGGGGGTGCCGATCGGCTTCATCAACGTTGCCGTCGGCGGCACGTCAACCGAGCAGTGGCTGCCGACCGGCGACCTCTATCCTCCTCTCAAACGGGCCCTCAGCGGCCGGCGGGTGCGCGCAGTGCTATGGCATCAAGGCGAATCGGATGCGATCGGGAGCTTCTCGACCGAGCGCACGTACCAGAACATGGCGACCATGATCGAGCAGTCGCGCGCTGACGCCGGTTGGCATGTGCCGTGGTACGTCGCCCTCGCCAGCCACATTCCGGACCTTCCGCAGGAGCAGATGCAGCAGGTGCGCGCAGCGCAGCAGGGGCTATTCCGCATGGGCCTGGCCCTGCCCGGGCCCGACACCGACACCTATGTGCCCGAGTCCATGCGCTACGACCGGGTGCACTTGGCGCAGGTCGGGCTGGTGGTGCACGCGATCCTGTGGTTTCGGGCGCTGGTGTTTCCCGGGCACTAG
- a CDS encoding DegT/DnrJ/EryC1/StrS family aminotransferase → MGTRLAVHGGEPTVSEGSVRPWPHVTDADREAVAEVMRDGDMGRQREIQFAALAQEWAQYMGVAYAIPCNSGTAALHMGVAGVGIEPGDEVICPAFTYWATAAAVLHHNAIPVFVDVEPGTWTMDATQIERRITDRTRAIIPVHIHGMPADMDAITEIADRHRLAVIEDVAQAHGARYKGRLCGALGDAAGFSLQASKLLTTGSHGGIFTTDDELIHKRAALLEYLGELVVPGREGREQEYNAYGLGWMYRGDTFGQAFARSQLRRLDANNARRIENCALLTDLLRDVPGVETPQVPEDRTCVFYTYVLNVSPEPLGLEVEAPLFRRKVETALRAEGVPVGRWQRMAVPAQEVFQSRVGYGKGCPWRCPHASEITYDVNDYPVTNAFVATNLYVNGIWPPNGPDLMRAFADAIIKVMSRPDDVLAVEADPE, encoded by the coding sequence GTGGGCACACGACTTGCGGTGCACGGGGGTGAGCCGACAGTATCCGAGGGGAGCGTTCGCCCCTGGCCGCATGTGACCGACGCCGATCGTGAGGCCGTCGCCGAGGTCATGCGCGACGGTGACATGGGGCGCCAGCGCGAGATCCAGTTCGCGGCGCTGGCTCAGGAGTGGGCGCAGTACATGGGGGTAGCCTATGCCATCCCCTGCAACAGCGGCACGGCGGCGCTGCACATGGGCGTTGCCGGCGTGGGCATCGAGCCCGGCGACGAGGTCATCTGTCCGGCGTTCACCTACTGGGCGACGGCGGCGGCCGTGCTCCACCACAACGCGATCCCGGTCTTCGTTGATGTCGAGCCCGGCACGTGGACCATGGATGCCACGCAGATCGAAAGGCGTATCACCGACCGCACGCGCGCCATCATACCGGTCCACATCCACGGAATGCCAGCCGACATGGATGCCATCACGGAAATCGCCGATAGGCATCGCCTCGCGGTGATTGAGGATGTGGCCCAAGCCCACGGCGCGCGCTACAAAGGCCGGCTGTGCGGCGCCCTCGGCGATGCCGCCGGCTTCAGTCTCCAGGCCAGCAAGCTGCTCACCACCGGCAGTCACGGCGGCATCTTCACCACCGACGACGAGCTGATTCACAAGCGCGCCGCCCTGCTGGAATACCTGGGGGAACTGGTCGTTCCCGGCCGTGAGGGCCGCGAGCAGGAGTATAACGCCTATGGCCTGGGATGGATGTACCGCGGCGACACTTTCGGCCAGGCCTTCGCTCGGAGCCAGCTGCGGCGCCTTGACGCCAACAACGCTCGCCGCATTGAGAACTGCGCCCTGCTGACGGACCTGCTGCGCGATGTGCCGGGGGTGGAGACTCCCCAGGTGCCCGAGGACCGCACCTGCGTGTTCTACACCTACGTTCTAAACGTCTCCCCCGAGCCCCTGGGCCTGGAGGTGGAGGCGCCGCTCTTCCGGCGCAAGGTGGAAACCGCGCTGCGCGCGGAAGGCGTGCCTGTCGGCCGCTGGCAGCGCATGGCCGTGCCCGCACAGGAGGTGTTCCAGTCGCGCGTGGGCTACGGAAAGGGCTGCCCCTGGCGCTGCCCCCACGCGAGCGAGATAACATACGACGTCAACGATTACCCGGTCACCAACGCCTTCGTCGCCACTAATCTGTACGTCAACGGCATCTGGCCGCCCAATGGCCCCGATCTCATGCGCGCTTTCGCCGATGCGATCATCAAGGTGATGTCGCGCCCGGATGATGTGCTGGCCGTTGAGGCCGATCCCGAATGA
- a CDS encoding CocE/NonD family hydrolase — MPDQTSSLGIIVEENVPVAMRDGVLLRANVFRPADGCPAPALLVRTPYGKGNSGFERYVRAGYVVVWQDCRGRYASDGDFIPFTVEEAAEVEGRDGYDTVEWLARQPYCNGKVGTMGTSYPAWTQWVLARQRPPHLVAMCARSIPQELTTFDGPGAFRPARRLHWWINNIAPDVRRRHGLPGPHTVDEALAIWNEVERGHWIYFLPWLDLPRYLPEGIAEYVDDWLRHPNRQAWRIGDAYRDIAVPNLDVSGWFDHCNGTMGHLAGMQQDARTEAARRGSRLIIGPWNHSGLGRRKLGDMDFGPPAAVDIDDLTIRWFDYWLKGLDNGIGRAPAVEYFVLGADQWKSADTWPPGGTRDATYFLSSGGDAGHPTGSGLLTPTPPADEASDRYLYDPRDPVPTLWSPELFSGAPDRRALEYRRDILYYRTPPLTEPVEVVGYPEVILHASSSAPDTDFFAALVDERPDGPALQVCSGIVCARHRHSLQRTDFLTPGEVTEFRIRLGPTACRFLAGHRIRLEITSSDFPNYDRNHNVGRNDLADAELVPAQQTVFHSRQDCSRLVLSTQ; from the coding sequence GTGCCTGATCAGACAAGTAGCCTTGGGATTATCGTGGAGGAGAACGTGCCCGTCGCCATGCGCGATGGTGTGTTGCTGCGTGCCAACGTCTTCCGGCCGGCCGACGGCTGCCCCGCGCCCGCCCTCCTCGTTCGAACGCCCTACGGCAAGGGCAATTCGGGCTTCGAGCGGTACGTGCGGGCCGGCTATGTGGTCGTCTGGCAGGACTGTCGGGGCCGATATGCCTCCGATGGCGACTTCATCCCTTTCACCGTCGAGGAGGCGGCCGAGGTGGAGGGGCGCGACGGCTATGACACCGTGGAGTGGCTCGCCCGCCAGCCCTACTGCAACGGCAAGGTGGGCACCATGGGCACGTCATACCCGGCGTGGACACAATGGGTGCTGGCGAGGCAGCGTCCTCCCCACCTGGTGGCGATGTGCGCGCGCTCGATACCCCAGGAGCTGACCACCTTTGATGGGCCGGGCGCGTTTCGGCCGGCGCGCCGCCTGCACTGGTGGATTAACAACATCGCGCCCGATGTGCGTCGTCGGCACGGACTGCCCGGGCCTCACACCGTGGACGAAGCATTGGCGATCTGGAATGAAGTCGAGCGCGGCCACTGGATCTACTTCCTGCCCTGGCTCGACCTGCCGCGCTACCTGCCCGAGGGGATCGCTGAGTACGTTGACGACTGGCTCCGACATCCCAACCGCCAAGCCTGGAGAATCGGCGATGCGTACCGCGACATCGCGGTACCGAATCTGGACGTCAGCGGCTGGTTTGACCACTGCAATGGCACGATGGGCCACCTTGCCGGGATGCAGCAGGACGCCCGCACCGAGGCGGCGAGGCGCGGAAGTCGCTTGATCATCGGGCCGTGGAACCACAGCGGGCTGGGCCGGCGCAAGCTGGGGGACATGGATTTCGGCCCGCCGGCCGCCGTGGACATTGATGACCTGACCATCCGGTGGTTCGATTACTGGCTGAAGGGCCTGGACAACGGCATCGGCCGGGCGCCGGCCGTCGAGTACTTCGTGCTCGGCGCCGACCAGTGGAAGTCCGCCGACACCTGGCCGCCGGGGGGTACCCGGGACGCCACGTATTTCCTCAGCAGCGGCGGCGACGCCGGGCACCCTACAGGTTCGGGCCTTCTCACCCCTACCCCTCCTGCGGACGAAGCGAGCGACCGCTATCTCTACGATCCGCGCGACCCGGTCCCGACGCTGTGGTCGCCAGAGCTGTTCAGTGGCGCCCCGGACCGGCGCGCCCTCGAGTATCGGCGCGACATCCTCTACTACCGCACACCGCCGCTGACGGAACCGGTCGAGGTCGTCGGGTACCCTGAGGTCATCCTTCATGCATCGTCCTCCGCGCCCGACACCGACTTCTTCGCCGCCCTCGTGGACGAGCGTCCCGATGGCCCCGCCCTTCAGGTGTGCAGCGGCATCGTGTGCGCACGGCATCGCCACTCTCTGCAGCGTACCGATTTCCTCACTCCCGGCGAGGTCACGGAATTCAGGATCCGCCTCGGCCCGACCGCGTGCCGCTTCCTCGCGGGACATCGCATTCGTTTGGAGATCACCAGCAGCGACTTCCCGAACTACGACCGCAACCATAACGTAGGGCGCAACGACCTGGCGGACGCGGAGCTGGTCCCGGCGCAGCAGACGGTGTTTCACTCGCGGCAGGACTGCTCCCGCCTGGTCCTGAGCACGCAGTGA
- a CDS encoding uroporphyrinogen decarboxylase family protein — protein MASDVYLALMGLAPRRIPHWEHLSNPDFVQRVTGIDPYEKPRTAYQRLSEVFKIDFGPNIPPDDTPRPRLPEDESSFTNQAGERCVRWGEGYSSHWSWGKQFTGIEQVLAYRPLEHLDLRDGHIVEDRDYSLDDEAFYRLYAGDNPACAPPEGEVAMTGFYNTLFMWPLLTFGWELCLELFGGYPDETKRLLADFAVINRKVFRTFARLPVNCVVCHDDICMARGPICSPRWLREHIYPYYEEFWSLLHDAGKRVVFMSDGNIDAVADDVAACGADGFVSEPFSDWKTLARKYPDKLLAGEGDNRILMTNDRDQIAAMVRSMVETAQVCGGYVMCVGNHIPWNVSAEAVESYFRLSAELAHR, from the coding sequence ATGGCAAGCGACGTATACCTGGCCCTGATGGGCCTGGCCCCCCGGCGAATCCCGCATTGGGAGCACCTGTCCAATCCTGACTTCGTGCAGCGGGTCACCGGCATTGACCCGTACGAGAAGCCCCGCACCGCATACCAGCGGCTGAGCGAGGTCTTCAAGATTGATTTCGGTCCCAACATCCCGCCGGATGACACCCCCCGCCCGCGCCTGCCTGAGGACGAGTCTTCGTTCACCAATCAGGCCGGCGAGCGCTGTGTGCGCTGGGGGGAAGGGTATAGCTCGCACTGGTCATGGGGTAAGCAGTTCACCGGCATCGAGCAGGTGCTCGCCTACCGGCCGCTGGAGCATCTCGACCTGCGCGACGGTCACATCGTCGAGGACCGCGACTACTCGCTCGACGACGAGGCGTTCTACCGCCTCTACGCCGGCGACAACCCCGCCTGCGCCCCGCCCGAGGGCGAGGTCGCCATGACCGGGTTCTACAACACCCTGTTCATGTGGCCGCTGCTGACGTTCGGCTGGGAGCTGTGCCTGGAGCTCTTCGGCGGCTACCCCGACGAGACCAAGCGCCTGCTGGCCGATTTCGCCGTCATCAACCGCAAGGTTTTCCGCACTTTCGCGCGGCTGCCGGTCAATTGCGTCGTATGCCACGATGACATTTGCATGGCGCGCGGGCCGATCTGCTCGCCGCGCTGGCTGCGCGAGCACATTTACCCCTACTACGAGGAGTTCTGGTCGCTGCTGCACGACGCCGGCAAGCGAGTCGTTTTCATGTCCGACGGCAACATTGATGCGGTTGCCGACGATGTCGCGGCCTGCGGGGCGGACGGCTTCGTCAGCGAGCCCTTCAGCGACTGGAAGACGCTCGCCCGCAAGTATCCCGACAAGCTCCTGGCGGGAGAGGGCGACAACCGCATCCTCATGACCAACGACCGCGATCAGATCGCGGCGATGGTGCGCTCGATGGTGGAAACCGCGCAGGTCTGCGGCGGCTACGTCATG